A window of the Planktothrix tepida PCC 9214 genome harbors these coding sequences:
- a CDS encoding Mo-dependent nitrogenase C-terminal domain-containing protein encodes MRNLICDLLNPLRQWLDNLEIHNPDVALFLYRVIPAQCPFARDIKLFGYTVLHIPPLCKLNPFYEQLMGLRFRAMCYLVDECGMTI; translated from the coding sequence ATGCGTAACTTGATCTGTGATCTGCTGAACCCTCTGCGTCAATGGTTAGATAATCTGGAAATTCATAACCCTGATGTAGCACTATTTTTATATCGGGTAATTCCAGCACAATGTCCCTTTGCACGGGATATTAAACTTTTTGGATATACCGTTTTGCATATTCCTCCCTTGTGCAAACTCAACCCTTTTTATGAACAATTAATGGGTTTACGGTTTCGGGCAATGTGTTATTTAGTTGATGAATGTGGCATGACTATTTAA